In the genome of Gammaproteobacteria bacterium, the window CCCGGCTGACCGGTATTGAATCCACCATCGCCACCCTGGCCAGCAGAATCGATGCCCTGCAGCAGACCAGGGACAGCGACGCCCTGGCCCAGTTCACCGCAGAGCTGCAGCAGTTCGATCAGCGCTTGATCCACGTGGAACAGCGCGCCGGGGACAACTGGAAACAGTTGCACGGCAAAGCCGGCGCCCGCCGGCGCGGCGCTTCTCTGCCGTTTCGCATTACCGCCGTCGACTGGTGGGACGGCAAACCATCCGTAGTGATCCGCTCGGCCAAGGGCGAACAGTTCTTGTCCGTGGGTGACGCGCTGTCAGGCTGGCGGTTATTGAGCGCCGATCCCGCCACGGGCCGGGCGCATTTCAGCCGCAACGGCCTCGATGCCACCTTGGAGGTGGCGCCATGATGAACCGGTCCGGGCGTTTTCTCCTGTGGGGCCTTGTCATCATTGGCGGGATAGGCCTTGGCGGTTGCAGTACCTTGTCCAAACCAGACCGTCGGGACAGTACGGCTGACCTGCCGCCGATACCCGACAATACTGCCGGCCAACCCCATCGCAACAGACCACCCTCGCCCACCGCCGCGCCGGTTGCGAAGAGCGCCCCGGCAGCAGCCTGTCCGACGACGGATGCGCCCTACCGGGTTTGCGACCTCAGCCGTTCCTGGCGTGACCGCGTGTGCCTGTTGCCAGGCGGGCGCACCTGCCGGCCGGGAGGAACGCGATGATCCGCTTCCTGATCCTTTGGTCCGTGGCCCTGCTGGGCATTGGCCTGGAAAACGCCCTGGCAACGGAAAACACTACGACCGATCCCCGGGTGACCCAGGCCGCCAACACCCGGACGAATGAGAGCGCCGTAACCGCCCTGGAACCGCAGCCGATGCAGGCGCAATGGGGTATCGACGCTACAGAATACAAGCGATTCAAAACGCTGATGCAGGGACCGCGCGGCGCCTTCTCGGTAGCCAACATCTCACCCTTGGAGGTGCTGGGCATCCACGCCCGCACGCCTCAGGAGCGCCGCGAATACGCCGACCGCCTGGTGCGTCTGATGTACGAGGATACGGAGCGTGTCCTGGCGTTCGAGTTCGAGGTGCAGGCCGCCTGGAAACGCCTGGGCCGGCCTATGTTTGATCCCGCCCGGCTGCCCGGCGCCGCCACGGCTTCCCTCACCCGGGCGGCGGCCACCGGCAAGCGCCTGGCATTGTTCGTGTCCACCGACCCGTCCTGTCTGGACTGTCTGGCCCGGACCAAAAGCCTGGCGGGCCGTCAGGACATTGCCGGCCTGGATCTCTATGTCACCAATACCAACGATGTCAAAGCCATTCGCGCCTTTGCCCACAAAGCAGGCATCGATCCCAAAGCCGTGCTCAGCAAGCGCATCACCCTCAACAAGGGAGTGGGGCTGTTCGCGCTCTACGAGGGGAACAAGCAGGCATTGCCACTGGTTTTCGTGCGTGATGGCAAGCAACTGCTTCCCCTGGCGGGCGCAGGCGGTACCCAGCCATGAGCAAGGTCACCACAACCCTGGTGTTCACCCTGATGTTGCACTTGCATTGCCAGGTGGCCGCTTCCGCTTCTTTGTCCGCAACAGGCGGGAGTGCGCTGTTGACGGTACCACCGGCTTATCAGCGTGTGGCCCGTGAATACGGCGTGCCGGCGGGGATCCTGTTCGCCATCGCCCTGACCGAGAGCGGCCGCCAATCCGGCGACCGGGTGCTGCCCTAC includes:
- a CDS encoding TIGR03759 family integrating conjugative element protein codes for the protein MIRFLILWSVALLGIGLENALATENTTTDPRVTQAANTRTNESAVTALEPQPMQAQWGIDATEYKRFKTLMQGPRGAFSVANISPLEVLGIHARTPQERREYADRLVRLMYEDTERVLAFEFEVQAAWKRLGRPMFDPARLPGAATASLTRAAATGKRLALFVSTDPSCLDCLARTKSLAGRQDIAGLDLYVTNTNDVKAIRAFAHKAGIDPKAVLSKRITLNKGVGLFALYEGNKQALPLVFVRDGKQLLPLAGAGGTQP